The Cellulomonas wangleii genome includes a region encoding these proteins:
- a CDS encoding heparinase II/III domain-containing protein — MREGWKHAEFPPVDLALPINWATAAMQDRSWGFYLHTWSFLDPVVRGWTTSRDDGLIGWCLDRAASWVAAHVDGHVPRAGCAPMAWYDMALSLRAPRLAWLLREALRRDPVDERLELLYRGVLAHQQALGEAKAFNARNNHGFYTAVGQLSLARELRPLPGMAALERQGRHRLAEVAATQFLDDGGHSEHSPEYHRMLVRDFRRAERSGLVADPTLRARLARSDALLTWMVQPDGHLVQFGDTSLIEVDAAELGAGLADASAPDRGASSEQLVAAAFPASGYAFARTGAPGHGGAYVALMAAFHSRAHKHADDAVVVWHDRGHEWLVDAGRYGYADLLAGDSPLRLQGFYYGTPERQYVESTRAHTTVDCDGRDHVRRGRTPYGAGDVGAQVLDGHARLEATVDHGGWAHRRVVVTRPGHWLLLVDDVEAMDGAEHVFRSWLTLPGELVVRTAPNTGTVRAVHPATGERLWIRSFADDGGIVPVTAQTEPELQGWRSRHDRELTPAWSLGRRTAPTRRHTFVVLLQLGPVPPQRVPDHPFRETGRSPGASRPGGPTP; from the coding sequence ATGAGGGAGGGATGGAAGCACGCGGAATTTCCCCCGGTCGACCTGGCGCTTCCGATCAACTGGGCCACGGCCGCGATGCAGGACCGCAGTTGGGGCTTCTACCTGCACACGTGGTCGTTCCTCGACCCGGTGGTCCGCGGGTGGACGACCTCGCGGGACGATGGACTAATCGGGTGGTGCCTCGACCGCGCGGCGTCTTGGGTTGCCGCGCACGTCGACGGGCACGTTCCCCGCGCGGGCTGCGCGCCCATGGCGTGGTATGACATGGCCCTCTCACTGCGGGCGCCGCGACTGGCGTGGCTGCTGCGGGAGGCACTGCGTCGGGATCCCGTCGACGAGCGCCTGGAGCTCCTCTACCGCGGCGTGCTCGCGCACCAGCAAGCGCTCGGCGAGGCGAAGGCGTTCAATGCCCGCAACAATCACGGCTTCTATACCGCGGTCGGGCAACTCTCACTGGCCCGCGAGTTGCGGCCGCTCCCCGGCATGGCCGCGCTGGAGCGCCAGGGACGTCACCGGCTTGCGGAGGTCGCGGCTACGCAGTTCCTTGACGACGGTGGGCACTCGGAGCACTCCCCGGAGTACCACCGAATGTTGGTCCGCGACTTCCGGCGCGCGGAGCGGTCCGGGCTGGTCGCGGACCCGACGCTGCGTGCCCGCCTCGCGCGCTCAGACGCACTGCTCACGTGGATGGTGCAGCCCGACGGTCATCTCGTCCAGTTTGGCGACACCTCCCTGATCGAGGTCGACGCGGCCGAGCTCGGCGCGGGTTTGGCGGACGCGAGCGCGCCCGACCGTGGGGCCTCTTCCGAGCAGCTCGTGGCGGCGGCGTTCCCAGCGAGCGGCTACGCGTTCGCGCGCACGGGTGCGCCCGGCCACGGCGGCGCGTACGTCGCGCTCATGGCGGCGTTCCACTCGCGGGCGCACAAGCACGCGGACGACGCGGTCGTGGTGTGGCATGACCGTGGCCATGAGTGGCTCGTCGACGCCGGCCGCTACGGTTACGCGGACTTACTGGCGGGGGACTCACCGCTGCGACTTCAGGGCTTCTACTACGGCACGCCCGAACGCCAGTACGTCGAGTCCACCCGTGCGCACACGACGGTCGACTGTGACGGTCGCGACCACGTACGTCGCGGCCGAACGCCGTACGGCGCGGGCGACGTCGGCGCCCAGGTGCTCGACGGCCATGCTCGGCTCGAGGCCACGGTGGACCATGGGGGGTGGGCGCACCGTCGCGTCGTGGTCACCCGTCCCGGCCACTGGCTGCTCCTCGTCGACGACGTCGAGGCCATGGACGGCGCCGAGCACGTGTTTCGGTCATGGCTCACGCTGCCGGGGGAGCTCGTCGTGCGCACTGCCCCGAACACCGGGACGGTGCGTGCCGTGCACCCGGCCACCGGAGAACGGTTGTGGATCCGCTCCTTCGCCGACGATGGTGGGATCGTGCCCGTGACGGCCCAGACGGAGCCGGAGCTCCAGGGATGGCGTTCGCGCCATGACCGTGAACTGACGCCCGCGTGGTCGCTGGGCCGACGGACGGCGCCAACGCGTCGGCACACGTTCGTCGTTCTGCTCCAGCTCGGGCCCGTGCCTCCACAACGGGTGCCCGACCACCCGTTCCGGGAGACGGGCCGATCACCCGGCGCATCACGTCCGGGCGGTCCCACCCCGTGA
- a CDS encoding phenylacetate--CoA ligase family protein, translating to MTFPERAPDSEERRAAVLSHAVRQVPHYRERLGPISSHGTPRWDLVPLLTREEADAAGTRLVADGVDATSLRAVRTGGTTGRPATFLRDREDGRRELTHVRNAWQQFGVAVDDPVAVLVARPVGAEGEEHVPHSTGDLWLGGVQLSDDVLRRHHERLVAYRPALLRGYPSALALLAELMLREGRPAPAGLRATGTSSEVLLPYQREILRSAFGVPHANLYGQTEHVALAVTCPAEEGLHVDETYGYVELVDDDGHVITEAEVVGEIVGTGLGNLAAPLLRYRTGDRGRWAPGVCACGRAGPRLDRVEGRVRDVVIDAEGTSRIFGPWFYEKLAGLPGVRAFQFVQRGPGELDVDVVLAPAVAVHVTDVESAVSHLEGFATRVRRVPDVARTSVGKGPLLVTPPAAV from the coding sequence GTGACGTTCCCTGAGCGTGCGCCGGACAGCGAGGAGAGGCGGGCAGCAGTGCTGTCGCACGCGGTCCGGCAGGTCCCGCATTACCGCGAGCGACTCGGACCGATCTCGTCGCACGGGACGCCACGCTGGGACCTCGTGCCACTCCTCACCCGGGAGGAGGCGGACGCGGCGGGCACCCGTCTCGTCGCTGACGGAGTGGACGCGACGTCGCTGCGGGCCGTCCGCACGGGAGGTACGACGGGACGGCCAGCGACGTTCCTTCGGGACCGGGAGGACGGCCGGAGGGAACTCACGCACGTCCGCAACGCATGGCAGCAGTTCGGGGTTGCGGTCGACGATCCCGTGGCCGTGCTCGTGGCCCGACCGGTGGGTGCGGAGGGTGAGGAGCACGTCCCTCATTCGACCGGAGACCTGTGGCTGGGAGGCGTGCAGTTGTCGGACGACGTGCTCCGGCGGCACCACGAGCGGCTCGTTGCCTACAGGCCGGCACTACTGCGTGGGTACCCGTCGGCGTTGGCGCTCCTCGCTGAGCTCATGCTGAGAGAAGGGCGTCCCGCCCCGGCAGGGTTGCGCGCCACAGGGACCTCCTCGGAAGTCCTACTTCCCTACCAGCGTGAGATTCTGCGCAGTGCTTTCGGCGTCCCGCACGCGAACCTCTACGGCCAGACGGAGCACGTGGCTCTCGCGGTCACGTGCCCGGCGGAGGAGGGCCTCCACGTGGACGAGACGTACGGCTACGTCGAGCTCGTCGACGACGACGGTCACGTCATCACCGAGGCCGAAGTTGTTGGTGAGATCGTCGGCACGGGCCTGGGGAACCTGGCGGCCCCACTGCTGCGCTACCGCACCGGTGATCGTGGGCGGTGGGCGCCCGGCGTGTGCGCGTGCGGCCGCGCAGGTCCACGGCTCGACCGCGTCGAGGGACGGGTGCGTGACGTCGTCATCGACGCGGAGGGCACTTCCCGGATCTTCGGACCGTGGTTCTACGAGAAGTTGGCGGGCCTTCCAGGTGTGCGGGCCTTCCAGTTTGTTCAGCGCGGTCCGGGTGAGTTGGACGTCGACGTCGTGCTCGCGCCGGCGGTGGCAGTCCACGTGACCGATGTTGAGAGCGCGGTGTCGCACCTTGAGGGGTTCGCGACCCGTGTCCGCCGCGTCCCCGACGTTGCTCGCACGTCCGTCGGCAAGGGGCCGCTCCTGGTCACCCCACCCGCGGCGGTGTGA